A portion of the Burkholderia sp. GAS332 genome contains these proteins:
- a CDS encoding Predicted oxidoreductase: MQYRKFGRTGLTVSRLCLGTMTFGLQTEEDVSRRILDTAADAGVNFIDTANVYPLGGGENIAGRTEEIIGRWLKGKRDRFILATKAVGKMGPSAWDQGASRKHLLDAIDASLRRLGTDYVDLYQLHSDDANTPLDETLEALDVIVRSGKARYIGVSNFLAYRLARALGRADVLRVARFVSVQPRYNLLFRQIERELLPLAAEEQLAVMPYNPLAGGLLTGKHRVDAAPTSGRFTETVGKAGAMYQERYWHQREFETIEKLKAIATPTGESLTRVSLAWVLANPLITSAIIGASRAEQLNDTLAASELVLDAQVKAQLDEVSQEYRWGDAAR; the protein is encoded by the coding sequence ATGCAATACCGCAAATTTGGCCGCACCGGCCTGACCGTTTCGCGCCTGTGTCTCGGCACGATGACCTTTGGCCTGCAGACTGAAGAAGATGTTTCGCGGCGGATTCTCGACACGGCGGCGGACGCCGGCGTGAACTTCATCGATACCGCCAACGTTTATCCGCTCGGCGGCGGCGAAAACATTGCCGGGCGCACGGAAGAGATCATCGGACGGTGGCTGAAGGGCAAACGCGACCGCTTCATTCTGGCCACGAAGGCGGTGGGTAAGATGGGGCCGTCAGCGTGGGATCAAGGCGCGTCGCGCAAACATCTGCTGGATGCCATCGACGCATCGCTGCGGCGGCTCGGCACGGACTACGTGGACCTGTACCAGCTCCATTCCGACGACGCGAACACCCCGCTCGATGAGACGCTCGAAGCACTCGACGTCATCGTCCGATCCGGGAAGGCGCGCTATATCGGCGTGTCGAATTTCCTGGCGTATCGCTTGGCACGGGCGCTGGGTCGCGCTGATGTGTTGCGCGTGGCGCGGTTTGTATCGGTACAGCCCCGCTATAACCTGTTGTTCCGGCAGATCGAACGGGAGTTGTTGCCTTTGGCGGCCGAAGAGCAGTTAGCCGTGATGCCTTATAACCCACTGGCGGGTGGCTTGCTGACGGGTAAGCATCGAGTGGATGCTGCGCCCACGTCCGGACGATTCACCGAAACCGTCGGGAAGGCCGGGGCCATGTATCAGGAGCGGTACTGGCATCAGCGCGAGTTCGAAACGATCGAGAAACTAAAGGCGATCGCCACGCCGACGGGCGAGTCTTTGACTCGAGTGTCGTTGGCGTGGGTGTTGGCTAATCCGCTGATTACGTCGGCGATTATTGGCGCAAGTCGCGCTGAGCAGTTGAACGATACGCTGGCGGCTTCCGAGCTTGTGCTCGATGCACAGGTTAAGGCGCAGCTCGATGAGGTGAGCCAGGAATATCGATGGGGCGATGCGGCCAGGTAG